The following coding sequences lie in one Fusibacter sp. A1 genomic window:
- a CDS encoding methyl-accepting chemotaxis protein: MIKPTKQQAANLGLIWLFIVILTSVAFLNGGVEYGISILKVTLGTGIVSSILFALPIPNRVKEVLLVSIPFVAAIGVSIVNDGIPRMFNAYILANIMMALYFRVKDTVIFGILTSIALLVIYLINPTGLLGDDIRLGEFVAYLGTYISSIIVLILLTYWGQQTLSKAEASQLESKGNHEKLSDTFSKIKVLSSDLEEKTGTGVTSIQQSLESSASISEAMNELTLSAHDASKQTIAISETMTQSTPVIKGAHDSIKEIEISFNATKEYVSSSDDTILHLDQQMAVITDAITNAYDTTSELGRRMNEIMEFLNGISAIAEQTSLLALNASIEAARAGEHGRGFAVVADEVRKLSDESSKFAGDIRLSVNSLDQSSKHAIESITKGQEAIRLGQSQMQILRDVFIKMSESFSVVDGKLISQYESLDHIFETFNSVESNLTSIAAILEENVATFENVNQQTHIQLNQSNEINRDIEGIKSINETLLELVNLS, from the coding sequence ATGATAAAACCAACAAAGCAACAGGCGGCAAATTTAGGTCTTATTTGGTTATTCATTGTTATCTTGACTAGTGTCGCATTTTTAAACGGTGGAGTTGAATATGGTATAAGTATTCTAAAAGTCACCCTAGGCACAGGTATCGTTTCATCGATTCTCTTCGCTCTACCGATACCAAATCGAGTGAAAGAGGTCTTGTTGGTTTCGATTCCCTTTGTCGCTGCGATAGGTGTTTCAATCGTGAATGATGGAATACCGAGAATGTTTAACGCTTACATACTGGCAAACATCATGATGGCCCTTTATTTTAGAGTAAAAGATACAGTTATTTTTGGTATACTGACCTCGATAGCACTCCTGGTCATCTATCTGATCAATCCAACTGGACTTTTAGGAGACGATATCCGATTAGGTGAGTTCGTCGCCTATCTTGGAACCTATATTTCATCGATTATCGTGTTGATTCTGTTGACCTATTGGGGCCAGCAGACACTTTCGAAGGCTGAAGCTTCACAACTCGAAAGCAAAGGGAATCATGAGAAGTTAAGTGACACTTTTAGTAAGATTAAAGTACTTTCAAGTGATTTGGAAGAAAAGACAGGGACAGGCGTCACATCGATCCAGCAGTCGCTTGAAAGTTCAGCGTCAATCTCTGAAGCGATGAATGAACTGACCTTAAGTGCTCATGACGCATCTAAGCAAACCATAGCGATCAGTGAGACGATGACCCAATCGACTCCTGTGATTAAAGGCGCGCATGACTCCATTAAGGAGATTGAAATCAGTTTTAATGCCACAAAAGAATATGTCAGCTCAAGCGACGATACCATCCTTCATCTAGACCAGCAGATGGCTGTGATCACCGATGCGATTACAAACGCTTATGATACGACATCTGAACTGGGAAGAAGAATGAATGAGATCATGGAGTTCCTCAATGGAATTTCTGCAATCGCCGAGCAAACCAGCCTGCTTGCACTGAACGCTTCTATCGAAGCCGCGCGTGCAGGAGAGCATGGACGAGGTTTTGCGGTAGTTGCCGATGAGGTGAGAAAACTATCTGATGAAAGTTCTAAGTTCGCCGGTGACATCAGGCTTAGCGTAAACTCGCTTGACCAATCTTCGAAGCATGCGATCGAGAGTATCACAAAGGGTCAGGAAGCGATAAGACTAGGGCAGTCACAGATGCAAATACTCAGAGACGTCTTTATCAAGATGAGTGAGAGTTTTAGTGTCGTAGACGGTAAACTGATATCACAATACGAGTCCTTGGACCATATCTTTGAGACGTTCAACTCCGTTGAAAGCAATCTGACTTCGATCGCCGCAATTCTAGAGGAAAATGTCGCGACTTTTGAAAATGTAAATCAACAGACACATATTCAGCTCAATCAAAGTAATGAAATCAACAGGGATATAGAAGGCATCAAATCGATCAATGAAACTTTATTGGAGCTTGTAAATCTTTCATAG
- a CDS encoding DEAD/DEAH box helicase, translated as MNNQGFETIGAQAPWIEALAKLNISEATPIQAQSFGLVSEGGDLIAQAMTGSGKTFAYLLPLFHKIDVTSKNLQVVILTPTHELSLQINEQIKLLVKAAGVDIRSQALIGGVKLSRQADALKEKPHILVGSAGRMLDLVKLKKLKTHFVKTIVLDEGDKLLEDSHIKDLKAIIKTTQRDRQLLLFSASLSDRSRTRAEEMMKSPDLLVVEAGVLNPLVAHAYWLCDSRKKVENIRKLVSAVKPTRCIIFVNKNELIQDVTSKLNYHHYPTTSLFGNQSKEERAKAMKEFTTGKVTLLVTSEMASRGLDIKGVTHVINFDMPVSQDDYMHRIGRTGRHGKPGMAISVVDDYELGMLEKYVARFNVALKNIQVAKGEMMDKYEKME; from the coding sequence TTGAATAATCAAGGATTTGAAACTATCGGTGCTCAGGCGCCGTGGATAGAGGCTTTGGCAAAATTGAACATTAGTGAGGCGACACCTATTCAGGCCCAGAGTTTTGGTCTTGTCAGTGAAGGTGGCGATCTGATCGCGCAGGCGATGACGGGGTCTGGTAAGACATTCGCCTATTTGCTGCCGCTCTTTCACAAAATCGATGTGACGAGTAAGAATCTGCAGGTAGTAATTTTAACTCCGACACACGAGTTGTCACTGCAAATCAATGAGCAGATTAAGCTGCTTGTGAAGGCTGCAGGGGTGGACATTCGGTCTCAGGCCCTTATTGGTGGCGTTAAGCTTAGCCGTCAGGCAGATGCGCTAAAGGAAAAGCCGCATATCCTAGTAGGCTCGGCAGGCCGTATGCTGGATCTTGTGAAGCTTAAAAAGCTTAAAACCCATTTTGTGAAGACGATTGTGCTGGATGAGGGCGACAAATTACTTGAGGATTCGCATATCAAGGACCTGAAGGCTATCATCAAGACGACGCAAAGGGACAGGCAGCTGCTCTTGTTTTCGGCATCTTTGTCTGATAGAAGTCGTACCCGCGCTGAGGAAATGATGAAGTCACCTGATCTTCTGGTGGTAGAGGCTGGCGTACTCAATCCTTTGGTGGCACATGCCTACTGGTTATGCGATAGCCGTAAGAAAGTGGAGAACATACGTAAACTCGTTTCAGCGGTAAAACCCACCAGATGCATCATCTTTGTGAATAAGAACGAACTGATTCAAGATGTGACTTCAAAACTAAACTATCATCATTACCCTACGACATCTCTCTTTGGAAATCAGTCCAAAGAAGAAAGAGCAAAGGCCATGAAGGAGTTTACAACTGGTAAAGTGACACTACTCGTCACTTCTGAAATGGCATCGAGAGGCCTTGATATTAAAGGGGTCACTCACGTCATCAATTTTGACATGCCTGTATCGCAGGACGATTATATGCACCGAATCGGTAGAACCGGCAGACATGGCAAGCCTGGGATGGCGATTTCTGTTGTGGACGACTATGAGCTTGGCATGCTTGAAAAATACGTCGCCCGATTTAATGTGGCGCTTAAGAATATCCAAGTCGCCAAGGGTGAAATGATGGATAAGTACGAGAAAATGGAATAG